One region of Polaribacter pectinis genomic DNA includes:
- a CDS encoding thymidylate synthase, whose amino-acid sequence MKQYHDLVKHVLENGNEKGDRTGTGTKSVFGHQMRFDLSEGFPMVTTKKLHLKSIVYELLWFIKGDTNIKYLQENGVRIWNEWADENGDLGPVYGHQWRNWNSDDIDQLKEVISTLKKNPNSRRMLVSAWNPSVLPDNSVSFSENVANGKAALPPCHAFFQFYVADGKLSCQLYQRSADIFLGVPFNIASYALFTMMMAQVCGYEAGEFIHTFGDAHIYNNHVEQLELQLSRDIRPLPKMKINPEITSIFDFDFEDFELTDYNPHPHIKGKVAI is encoded by the coding sequence ATGAAACAATATCACGATTTAGTAAAACACGTTTTAGAGAACGGAAATGAAAAAGGAGATAGAACAGGAACTGGAACAAAAAGTGTTTTTGGGCATCAAATGCGTTTCGATTTAAGTGAAGGTTTTCCAATGGTAACCACAAAAAAGTTGCATTTAAAATCGATTGTTTACGAATTACTTTGGTTCATAAAAGGAGATACAAACATTAAATATTTGCAAGAAAATGGTGTAAGAATTTGGAACGAATGGGCAGATGAAAATGGAGATTTAGGTCCAGTTTATGGACATCAATGGCGTAATTGGAATAGCGATGATATCGATCAATTAAAAGAAGTGATTTCAACTTTAAAAAAGAATCCGAATTCGAGAAGAATGTTAGTTTCTGCTTGGAATCCTTCAGTTTTACCAGATAATTCTGTTTCCTTTTCAGAAAATGTTGCGAATGGAAAAGCAGCATTACCTCCTTGTCATGCATTTTTTCAATTTTATGTTGCAGATGGTAAATTATCTTGCCAATTATACCAAAGAAGTGCAGATATCTTTTTAGGAGTGCCTTTTAACATTGCAAGTTATGCATTATTTACAATGATGATGGCACAAGTTTGTGGTTATGAAGCAGGAGAATTTATTCACACCTTTGGAGACGCTCATATTTATAATAATCACGTAGAGCAATTAGAATTACAATTGTCTAGAGATATTAGACCTTTACCAAAAATGAAAATCAATCCAGAAATTACAAGTATTTTCGATTTCGATTTCGAAGATTTTGAGCTTACAGATTACAATCCTCATCCACACATTAAAGGAAAAGTAGCGATATAA
- a CDS encoding nuclear transport factor 2 family protein encodes MKQIITTVTVALLITACNIQDKKNNNKNTEKMETKTALSNKEKAVALITSLETGNKATIAYINPTNYKQHNLAVADGLEGFGEVLHHAPEGGFKAKVVRSFQDGDYSITHTKYDFFGPKVGFDIFKFKDGQIVEHWDNFSDLASANPSGHTQIDGVIKVTDLEKTEANKALVKDFVNTVLINGEFNKLPNYFDGDNYIQHNSMIGDGLSGFGKAIEEMAKQGIIMTFEKSHIILGEGNFVLSVTEGTFAGKPTSFYDLFRIENGKIAEHWDTIETILSEADRKNNNGKFNF; translated from the coding sequence ATGAAACAAATAATTACAACTGTTACAGTTGCTCTTTTAATAACAGCTTGCAACATCCAAGACAAAAAAAATAATAATAAAAACACAGAAAAAATGGAAACAAAAACAGCATTATCAAACAAAGAAAAAGCAGTAGCATTAATTACAAGTTTAGAAACTGGAAATAAAGCTACAATAGCATACATTAACCCAACTAACTATAAGCAACACAACCTTGCTGTTGCAGATGGATTAGAAGGTTTTGGAGAAGTTTTGCATCACGCACCTGAAGGAGGATTTAAAGCAAAGGTTGTTCGTTCTTTTCAAGATGGAGATTATTCGATTACACATACTAAATATGACTTTTTTGGGCCAAAAGTTGGGTTTGATATTTTTAAATTTAAAGATGGACAAATAGTTGAACATTGGGATAATTTTTCAGATTTAGCTTCTGCAAATCCAAGTGGTCATACACAAATAGATGGAGTTATAAAAGTTACAGACTTAGAAAAAACCGAAGCAAATAAAGCATTAGTAAAAGATTTTGTAAACACCGTTTTAATTAATGGAGAGTTTAATAAACTGCCAAATTATTTTGATGGAGATAATTATATCCAACACAATTCTATGATTGGAGATGGTCTTTCTGGCTTTGGTAAAGCAATCGAAGAAATGGCAAAACAAGGAATTATAATGACTTTTGAGAAAAGTCATATTATTTTAGGAGAAGGAAATTTTGTTCTTTCTGTAACTGAAGGAACTTTTGCTGGAAAACCAACATCATTTTACGATTTATTTAGAATTGAAAACGGAAAAATTGCAGAACATTGGGACACCATTGAAACTATTTTATCAGAAGCTGATAGAAAAAATAATAACGGAAAGTTTAACTTTTAA
- a CDS encoding bifunctional nuclease family protein translates to MSLIKLTIKGISYSQTQSGAYALVLSEMEGSRTLPIIIGAFEAQSIAIALEKEIRPPRPLTHDLFKTFSDRFLITVKEVIIHKLVDGVFFSSLICERDGVEETIDTRTSDAIAIAVRFQAPIYTYENILDKAGIYLKIEEELSLGETLSQEEDLDLEEIITKKESGFSEMSLEELNNQLDTAVNNENYELAAKIRDEISKRS, encoded by the coding sequence ATGAGTTTAATAAAACTAACTATAAAAGGAATTTCCTACAGTCAAACACAAAGTGGAGCTTATGCTTTAGTGTTAAGCGAAATGGAAGGAAGTAGAACTTTACCAATAATTATTGGTGCTTTTGAGGCACAATCTATAGCTATTGCTTTAGAAAAAGAAATTAGACCTCCAAGACCATTAACACACGATTTATTCAAAACATTTTCAGACCGATTTTTAATTACTGTAAAAGAAGTAATTATTCATAAATTAGTAGACGGAGTTTTCTTTTCTAGTTTAATTTGCGAAAGAGATGGAGTAGAAGAAACTATAGATACCAGAACTTCAGATGCAATTGCAATTGCTGTACGTTTTCAAGCGCCAATTTATACGTATGAAAATATTTTAGACAAAGCAGGTATTTATCTAAAAATTGAAGAAGAGCTTTCTCTTGGTGAAACTTTATCACAAGAAGAAGATTTAGATTTAGAAGAAATAATAACAAAAAAAGAATCTGGTTTTTCAGAAATGTCTTTAGAAGAATTAAATAATCAACTAGATACAGCGGTTAATAACGAAAATTACGAACTTGCTGCTAAAATTAGAGACGAAATTAGCAAACGCTCTTAA
- a CDS encoding electron transfer flavoprotein subunit alpha/FixB family protein — translation MSVLVFADSTDGKFKKTALEVVSYGKKVAEQLGSNVVALTINAADVSELYKYGAEKVITVSNDSLKTFNAKSYASVVSEAAKAENATVVVVDSSIDGLYLAPIVAVSLDAGYASNVVAAPSSTAPFTVKRKAFSNKAFSNTVISTDVKIIGVAKNSFGVHENEVSGTSEEFSPTIAASGVKSEKVEKVTGQVTIADADIVVSAGRGLKGPENWGMIEELADVLGAATACSKPVSDLGWRPHGEHVGQTGKPVASNLYIAIGISGAIQHLAGINASKVKVVINTDPEAPFFKAADYGIVGDAFEVVPKLIEKLKAFKAS, via the coding sequence ATGTCAGTTTTAGTTTTTGCCGATTCAACAGACGGAAAATTTAAAAAAACTGCTTTAGAAGTAGTTTCTTACGGAAAAAAAGTAGCAGAACAATTAGGAAGCAATGTAGTTGCATTAACTATAAATGCAGCAGATGTTTCTGAATTATATAAATACGGTGCAGAAAAAGTAATTACAGTATCTAATGATTCTCTAAAAACTTTTAATGCAAAATCGTACGCATCAGTAGTAAGTGAAGCAGCCAAAGCAGAAAATGCAACAGTTGTTGTTGTAGATTCTAGTATAGATGGTTTGTATTTAGCACCAATAGTTGCAGTAAGTTTAGATGCAGGTTACGCATCTAATGTTGTAGCAGCACCATCAAGCACAGCACCTTTTACTGTTAAAAGAAAAGCATTTTCTAACAAAGCATTTTCAAATACAGTAATTTCTACAGATGTAAAAATTATTGGAGTTGCTAAAAATTCATTCGGCGTTCATGAGAATGAAGTTTCAGGAACATCAGAAGAATTTAGCCCTACAATAGCAGCATCTGGTGTAAAATCAGAAAAAGTAGAAAAAGTTACAGGTCAAGTAACAATTGCAGATGCAGACATTGTTGTTTCTGCAGGTAGAGGTTTAAAAGGGCCAGAAAACTGGGGAATGATAGAAGAATTAGCAGACGTTTTAGGCGCAGCAACAGCTTGTTCTAAACCAGTATCAGATTTAGGTTGGCGTCCTCATGGAGAACATGTTGGGCAAACAGGAAAGCCAGTTGCCTCAAACTTATACATTGCAATTGGTATTTCAGGTGCTATTCAGCATTTAGCAGGAATTAACGCTTCAAAAGTAAAAGTTGTTATAAATACAGATCCAGAAGCGCCATTTTTTAAAGCGGCAGATTATGGAATTGTTGGCGATGCTTTTGAGGTTGTACCTAAATTAATAGAGAAGTTAAAAGCTTTTAAAGCTTCATAA
- a CDS encoding O-methyltransferase, translating to MQKEKITNTLNELFNDSKYDRIKIAKGVAKSIFRPIKPTDFEEAYLSISKEQGEHLVQIIKENNFKNIIEFGTSFGISTLFLAQGILDTNGHIISTELLESKAKKAIENFKKAGVNNLIEVRIGDAIETLKNHKEPVDLLLLDGWKYLYLPLFQMLEPNFHCNTIIYVDNADMTEVKAFLNTIAKDDKYQLQTKFNNKAVLISRKK from the coding sequence ATGCAAAAAGAAAAAATAACAAACACTTTAAATGAATTGTTTAACGATTCTAAATACGACCGAATTAAAATTGCGAAAGGAGTTGCAAAGAGTATTTTTAGACCTATAAAACCTACTGATTTTGAAGAAGCATACCTTTCTATTTCTAAAGAACAAGGAGAACATTTAGTGCAAATCATAAAAGAAAACAATTTTAAAAATATTATTGAGTTTGGTACTTCTTTTGGAATATCTACATTGTTTTTAGCTCAAGGTATTTTAGATACAAATGGTCATATTATTTCCACAGAGTTATTAGAGTCTAAAGCTAAAAAAGCAATTGAAAATTTTAAAAAAGCAGGTGTAAATAATCTTATTGAAGTTAGAATTGGAGATGCCATAGAAACTTTGAAAAATCATAAAGAACCAGTAGATTTACTACTATTAGATGGTTGGAAATATTTGTATTTACCATTATTTCAAATGCTTGAGCCTAATTTTCACTGCAACACTATAATTTATGTTGACAATGCAGATATGACAGAAGTTAAAGCTTTTTTAAATACTATAGCTAAAGACGATAAGTACCAATTGCAAACAAAATTTAATAATAAAGCGGTTTTAATAAGCCGTAAAAAATAG
- a CDS encoding pyruvate dehydrogenase complex E1 component subunit beta produces the protein MKTVQFREAICEAMSEEMRRDESIYLMGEEVAEYNGAYKASKGMLDEFGEKRVIDTPIAELGFAGIAIGSAMNGNRPIVEYMTFNFSLVGIDQIINNAAKIRQMSGGQFNCPIVFRGPTASAGQLGATHSQAFENWFANTPGLKVIVPSNPYDAKGLLKAAIRDDDPVIFMESEQMYGDKMEIPEGEYIIPIGVADIKREGTDVTIVSFGKIIKEAYKAADELAKENISVEIIDLRTVRPMDHDAILTSVKKTNRLVILEEAWPFASVSSEITYRIQDQAFDYLDAPIKRITTADTPAPYSPVLFEKWIPNANDVIKAVKEVMYKK, from the coding sequence ATGAAGACAGTTCAATTCAGAGAAGCAATTTGCGAAGCAATGAGCGAAGAAATGCGCAGAGATGAAAGCATTTACTTAATGGGAGAAGAAGTTGCCGAATATAATGGTGCTTACAAAGCTAGTAAAGGAATGTTGGATGAATTTGGCGAAAAAAGAGTTATAGATACTCCAATTGCTGAATTAGGTTTTGCTGGTATAGCAATTGGTTCTGCCATGAACGGAAACAGACCTATTGTAGAATATATGACGTTTAACTTCTCGTTGGTAGGAATTGATCAAATTATAAATAATGCAGCTAAAATTAGACAAATGTCTGGTGGACAGTTTAATTGTCCAATCGTTTTTAGAGGCCCAACAGCTTCTGCTGGTCAATTAGGAGCAACACACTCACAAGCTTTCGAAAACTGGTTTGCAAATACTCCTGGTTTAAAAGTTATTGTACCATCTAACCCATATGATGCAAAAGGATTATTAAAAGCAGCCATTCGTGATGACGATCCAGTTATTTTTATGGAATCTGAACAAATGTATGGAGATAAGATGGAAATTCCTGAAGGAGAATATATCATTCCTATTGGAGTTGCAGATATTAAAAGAGAAGGTACAGATGTAACTATTGTTTCTTTTGGTAAAATTATTAAAGAAGCTTACAAAGCAGCTGATGAATTAGCTAAAGAAAATATTTCTGTAGAGATTATAGATTTAAGAACGGTTCGCCCAATGGATCATGATGCTATTTTAACTTCTGTAAAGAAAACAAATAGATTGGTTATTTTAGAAGAAGCATGGCCATTTGCTAGTGTATCTTCAGAAATTACATATAGAATTCAAGATCAAGCATTCGATTATTTAGATGCACCAATTAAGAGAATTACTACTGCAGATACACCTGCACCTTATTCTCCTGTTTTATTTGAAAAATGGATTCCTAATGCAAACGATGTTATAAAAGCTGTTAAAGAAGTAATGTATAAGAAATAG
- a CDS encoding electron transfer flavoprotein subunit beta/FixA family protein, translated as MKILVCISHVPDTTSKINFTDNDTKFDTNGVQFVINPYDEFSLTRAMWFKEKQGATVTVVNVGNATAEPTLRKALAIGADDAIRVNTEPTDGFLVAKELAAVVKNGGYDLVLAGRESIDYNGGMVPGMLASLTDFNFVNGCVGLEVDGENVSATREIDGGSETLSSSLPIVIAGQKGIVEESDLRIPNMRGIMMARKKPLQVVEATSTDANTTIQSFEKPAPKGAVKLVDADNIDELINLLHNEAKVI; from the coding sequence ATGAAAATATTGGTATGTATTAGTCATGTGCCTGATACCACTTCAAAAATTAATTTTACAGATAATGATACAAAGTTTGATACAAATGGAGTACAGTTTGTAATTAATCCTTATGACGAATTTAGTCTAACAAGAGCAATGTGGTTTAAAGAAAAACAAGGCGCAACTGTAACTGTTGTAAATGTAGGTAATGCAACTGCAGAACCAACATTACGTAAAGCTTTGGCAATTGGTGCAGATGATGCAATTCGTGTAAATACAGAACCAACAGATGGTTTTTTAGTAGCAAAAGAATTGGCTGCAGTTGTAAAAAACGGAGGTTACGATTTAGTTTTAGCAGGAAGAGAATCTATCGATTATAATGGAGGAATGGTTCCTGGAATGTTAGCGTCTTTAACAGATTTCAACTTTGTAAATGGTTGTGTAGGTTTAGAAGTAGATGGAGAAAACGTTTCTGCAACAAGAGAAATAGATGGAGGAAGTGAAACTTTAAGTTCTTCATTACCAATTGTAATTGCAGGTCAAAAAGGAATTGTAGAAGAGTCTGATTTAAGAATTCCTAATATGAGAGGAATTATGATGGCTCGTAAAAAACCATTACAAGTTGTAGAAGCAACTAGTACAGATGCAAATACAACGATTCAATCTTTTGAAAAACCAGCGCCAAAAGGAGCTGTAAAATTAGTAGATGCAGACAATATAGATGAGTTAATTAACTTATTACATAACGAAGCAAAAGTGATTTAA
- a CDS encoding NupC/NupG family nucleoside CNT transporter, with product MKKIFLIAFCFLSIAVFSQDLEQDWSFSSIEKLDGTSTTEVQEGDVFSLKDGKFKYAVSSENREATGNYIRQNNLLIFNFKEPKDTVRYYNIVAFDDASLTLSENDNVYKLSSPEYAKIVIPQKKVNLLETDVKESVSEVSDKILPSEGFSINTLWRGVLGMFSLLIIAFLFSANRKAIDWKIVGLGICFQLLIAIGVLKIGFIQAIFEFVGKGFVSILDFTQAGSKFLFEGLITDMDTFGFIFAFQILPTIIFFSALTSLLFYLGLIQKLVKVMAWSLSKVLKISGAESLSVAGNIFLGQTEAPLLIKAYLEKMNKSEMLLVMIGGMATVAGAVLAAYIGFLGGTDETLKLFYAKHLLAASVMAAPGAIVISKILYPQTEKVNTDAHVSQDKIGSNILDAIANGTSEGLKLAFNVGAMLLVFVAFIAMINGVLGGLGGFDGIEYFGWKFTSLNEIIANSTAYKALSIEFILGYIFAPLMWLIGVPSTDMTLMGQLLGIKLAASEFVGYIQLAELKNAANATHLTFNKSIIMATYMLCGFANFASIGIQIGGIGSLAPGQRKTLSEFGMKALIGGTIASLMSATIAGMIIG from the coding sequence ATGAAAAAAATATTTTTAATTGCTTTTTGTTTTCTTTCAATAGCTGTTTTTTCTCAAGATTTAGAACAAGATTGGAGTTTTTCTTCTATTGAGAAATTAGATGGAACTTCAACTACGGAAGTACAAGAAGGAGATGTTTTTTCTTTAAAAGATGGCAAATTTAAATATGCAGTTTCTTCAGAAAATAGAGAAGCAACTGGAAATTATATTCGTCAGAATAACCTACTTATTTTTAATTTTAAAGAACCAAAAGATACAGTAAGATACTATAATATTGTTGCTTTTGATGATGCAAGTTTAACGCTGTCTGAAAATGATAACGTATATAAATTATCTTCACCAGAATATGCAAAAATTGTAATTCCTCAGAAGAAAGTAAATTTATTAGAAACAGATGTAAAAGAATCAGTTTCTGAAGTTTCTGATAAAATTCTGCCTAGTGAAGGCTTTTCTATAAATACCTTATGGAGAGGTGTTTTAGGTATGTTTTCTTTATTAATAATCGCCTTTTTATTTAGCGCCAACAGAAAAGCAATTGATTGGAAAATTGTAGGTTTAGGTATTTGTTTTCAATTATTAATTGCAATTGGAGTTTTAAAAATTGGTTTTATTCAAGCTATTTTTGAATTTGTAGGTAAAGGGTTTGTAAGTATTTTAGATTTTACACAAGCTGGAAGCAAGTTTCTATTTGAAGGTCTAATTACAGATATGGATACTTTTGGGTTTATTTTTGCATTTCAAATTTTACCAACAATTATTTTCTTTTCTGCATTAACATCGCTGTTATTTTATTTAGGCTTAATACAGAAATTGGTAAAAGTAATGGCTTGGTCGTTAAGCAAAGTTTTAAAAATCTCTGGAGCAGAAAGTTTATCTGTTGCAGGTAACATATTTCTGGGTCAAACTGAAGCACCACTTTTAATTAAAGCATATTTAGAAAAGATGAACAAATCTGAAATGCTTTTAGTTATGATTGGTGGAATGGCAACTGTTGCTGGAGCTGTTTTAGCAGCATACATTGGGTTTTTAGGAGGCACAGATGAGACGTTAAAACTTTTTTATGCTAAACATTTATTAGCTGCATCTGTAATGGCTGCACCAGGAGCAATTGTTATTTCTAAAATATTATATCCTCAAACAGAAAAAGTAAATACAGATGCACATGTATCTCAAGATAAAATAGGCTCTAATATTTTAGATGCAATAGCAAACGGAACTTCAGAAGGTTTAAAATTGGCATTTAATGTAGGAGCAATGTTATTGGTTTTTGTTGCTTTTATTGCCATGATAAATGGTGTTTTGGGAGGTTTAGGAGGTTTTGATGGAATTGAATATTTTGGTTGGAAATTCACATCATTAAATGAAATTATAGCAAACTCAACTGCGTACAAAGCGCTTTCTATAGAATTTATTTTAGGTTATATTTTCGCGCCATTAATGTGGTTAATTGGTGTTCCATCTACAGATATGACTTTAATGGGGCAATTGTTAGGAATTAAATTAGCAGCTAGTGAATTTGTAGGGTATATACAATTGGCAGAATTAAAAAACGCTGCTAATGCAACTCATTTAACATTTAATAAATCTATTATTATGGCAACTTATATGTTGTGTGGTTTTGCAAATTTTGCTTCTATTGGAATACAAATTGGAGGAATTGGTTCTTTGGCTCCTGGGCAACGAAAAACATTATCAGAATTTGGAATGAAAGCATTAATTGGTGGTACAATTGCTTCTCTAATGTCTGCAACAATTGCAGGTATGATTATTGGGTAA
- a CDS encoding helix-turn-helix domain-containing protein: MTKEIPHIEFNPSTTNNFGFEIVPIKDIAKSKNEHKHNPELPHQLKFYNLIFFTEGFGRHFIDFKWYSVQKNSLVYLTKDQVNAFEFSEGLNGYCIIFTEEYFVNSFLNLTNDFVFRLFNPELFSPILQIPKKSEFVNYFNLLLNEYGNSQSFNHKNIINSLLTILISKAENLKQNLTFHISDASKVVVYQNFISLIEKNLTKSRSANFYAKELAISYKHLNTICKELINKTAKNVIDDFIILQAKRNLINSTTTSSELAYKLGFEDPTNFTKYFKKNTGLTPKSFLKSLSKD, translated from the coding sequence TTGACCAAAGAGATACCACATATAGAATTTAATCCTTCAACAACCAATAATTTTGGTTTTGAAATTGTTCCGATTAAAGATATCGCTAAAAGCAAAAACGAGCACAAGCATAATCCTGAATTACCACATCAACTAAAATTTTACAATCTAATTTTTTTTACAGAAGGTTTTGGAAGACATTTCATTGATTTTAAATGGTATTCTGTGCAAAAAAACAGTTTGGTATATCTTACCAAAGATCAAGTGAATGCTTTTGAGTTTTCAGAAGGTCTAAATGGTTATTGTATCATTTTTACAGAAGAATATTTTGTAAATAGCTTTTTAAATTTAACAAATGACTTTGTATTTAGACTTTTTAATCCGGAGTTATTTTCGCCAATTCTTCAAATTCCAAAAAAATCTGAATTTGTAAATTATTTTAATTTATTGTTAAACGAATATGGCAATTCCCAATCATTTAATCATAAAAATATTATCAATTCACTATTAACCATTTTAATATCGAAAGCAGAAAATTTAAAACAAAATCTAACCTTTCATATTTCTGATGCTTCTAAAGTAGTTGTTTATCAAAATTTTATTTCACTTATTGAAAAAAATCTAACCAAAAGCAGAAGTGCTAATTTTTACGCCAAAGAACTGGCTATAAGTTACAAGCACTTAAATACTATTTGCAAAGAATTGATAAATAAAACCGCCAAAAACGTGATTGATGATTTTATAATTCTTCAAGCAAAAAGAAATTTAATAAATTCAACAACTACAAGTTCTGAATTAGCTTATAAATTAGGTTTCGAAGACCCAACAAATTTCACCAAATATTTTAAGAAAAATACAGGTTTAACCCCAAAATCATTCTTAAAATCACTCTCAAAAGACTAA
- a CDS encoding inorganic diphosphatase gives MSEHKTKTFDVLIEIPKGSRNKYEYDFELNKIRFDRMLFSSMMYPADYGFVPETLALDGDPLDVLVLGHEPTFPMCVIEVKPIGVFHMTDEKGPDEKVICVPVSDPIWNKKNDLSDLNPHRLKEIEHFFKVYKDLEKKKVDVGGWGNADEACKIFKDCVQRYENSEHKKNGNFTI, from the coding sequence ATGAGCGAGCACAAAACAAAGACTTTTGATGTATTAATAGAAATCCCTAAAGGAAGCAGAAATAAATATGAATATGATTTTGAATTAAATAAAATTCGTTTCGACAGAATGCTATTTTCTTCAATGATGTATCCAGCAGATTATGGTTTTGTACCAGAAACTTTAGCTTTAGACGGAGATCCTTTAGATGTTTTAGTTTTAGGGCATGAACCAACTTTTCCAATGTGTGTTATTGAAGTAAAACCAATTGGTGTTTTTCATATGACTGATGAAAAAGGACCAGATGAAAAAGTTATTTGCGTTCCTGTTTCTGATCCTATTTGGAATAAGAAAAATGATTTATCAGATTTAAACCCTCATAGGTTAAAAGAAATTGAGCACTTTTTTAAAGTATATAAAGATTTAGAAAAGAAAAAAGTAGATGTTGGTGGATGGGGTAATGCAGATGAAGCATGTAAAATTTTTAAAGATTGTGTTCAAAGATATGAGAATAGTGAGCATAAAAAGAACGGTAATTTTACTATTTAG